The sequence AACGCTGGGCACGGCCACGCGCCCGCGCTTCATCACGCGTGTCGAGGACGAGAACGGGAACGTGCTCTGGCAGACGGAGGTCGCGCGCGCACAGGTCATGGACCCGGGCGTCGCATACATCCTGACGGACATTCTGCGCGACGCGGTGGACAGCGGCACCGGCACCGCGGTGCGGGCGGCCGGGGTCCGGGGGCCCGTTGCCGGCAAGACCGGCACGACCAGTGACGCGACGGACGCCTGGTTCGTCGGCTACACGCCCGAGCTGGTCGGCAGTGTCTGGATCGGATACGACACGCCCTCTCCGATCAGCAGCGCCGCGACGGGTGGCGGGCTGGCCGCCCCGGTCTGGGGCCGGATGATGGCGCGCGTCCAGGCAAATCGCGACACGCCTGCGCCGTGGCAACGCCCGGAGCGCGTGGTCGAAGCCTACATCG is a genomic window of Longimicrobiales bacterium containing:
- a CDS encoding penicillin-binding transpeptidase domain-containing protein, whose translation is TLGTATRPRFITRVEDENGNVLWQTEVARAQVMDPGVAYILTDILRDAVDSGTGTAVRAAGVRGPVAGKTGTTSDATDAWFVGYTPELVGSVWIGYDTPSPISSAATGGGLAAPVWGRMMARVQANRDTPAPWQRPERVVEAYIDPESGLLLADGCRSRWGYAEREIFLRDHLPEARCPQPRRWYDDIWGAIGGLFSAEDRRELEDARREIARELERARRSERRGSRDNDSYDRRTQREQEMRELEREMEEIAREREEILRDREEEIREFLERRSRDLERRSRRGN